A window of Ranitomeya variabilis isolate aRanVar5 chromosome 2, aRanVar5.hap1, whole genome shotgun sequence contains these coding sequences:
- the LOC143808831 gene encoding uncharacterized protein LOC143808831, which translates to MTSSQRKMAEAGPSDNKNTLKKTRFDLRIVQSFLVRAREERPLLSIPVVELDDLLATFIRTHRKPDGSEYEAGTLRGILGSLDRHFERSGYPHAIYRSKETKFQKTVGAMRERQSYLKTLSRGPQPGPQSQPLSERDIERLYATGAIGLHSPTALLHMLFFNIGLHFSLRTLEQHGLRWGDIALKSDPQGRKYLEHTKKLSSGRGRLHPGHTMRMQIYESPEQPDRDVVKAYEKYAQERPDRMKARDAPFYLTPQPDHRPGYARWFKNLPVGEARIRGIMKHLKMAAGLSPQPQIVGADSETVNGCKSNGHTVKKDDEEPPYTDPNRCSPNIKEEWEEPAEMSEQEKSLIPGRGVVTFHDVAAYFSAKEWLRLEEWQKELYKNVMREIHAALEGMGYKIINGDVLLKIKDEEQKKKSLEPGQSQDSRIAPDILLRVKHDGGDHEQLEEERETSSPGIPGFDPDLSLWNLKEDMFSPEDGKEQTLHADADADIISLSQPTFASNREPLPGISTLCVTTRPRPGKRKRRPPQRRSYEKTADTEDDDLDEDNHKQRLPGRNLSPKERGDWMPHEKIVQCDLCERTFSKRTNVLETHQFCPQCGGTLNPLHSSNRFLETTTHQVADANPSFSCHLQGPVG; encoded by the exons ATGACCTCATCCCAGAGGAAGATGGCGGAGGCCGGCCCGTCCGACAACAAGAACACGTTGAAGAAGACGCGGTTTGACCTGCGCATCGTGCAGTCGTTCCTGGTGCGGGCGCGGGAGGAGCGTCCGCTGCTGTCCATCCCGGTGGTGGAGCTGGACGATCTGCTGGCCACCTTCATCCGCACCCACCGTAAGCCGGACGGCTCGGAGTACGAGGCGGGCACGCTGCGCGGCATCCTGGGCAGCCTGGACCGCCACTTCGAGAGGAGCGGCTACCCGCATGCCATCTACCGCTCCAAGGAGACCAAGTTCCAGAAGACGGTGGGCGCCATGCGGGAGCGGCAGTCCTACCTGAAGACGCTGAGCCGCGGGCCGCAGCCCGGCCCCCAGAGCCAGCCGCTGAGCGAGCGCGACATCGAGCGGCTCTACGCCACCGGCGCCATCGGCCTGCACAGCCCCACCGCCCTGCTGCACATGCTGTTCTTCAACATCGGCCTCCACTTCAGCCTCCGCACCCTGGAGCAGCACGGCCTCCGCTGGGGCGACATCGCCCTGAAGTCCGACCCCCAGGGCAGGAAGTACCTGGAGCACACCAAGAAGCTGAGCTCCGGCCGCGGCCGCCTGCACCCCGGCCACACCATGCGCATGCAGATCTACGAGAGCCCCGAGCAGCCCGACCGCGACGTGGTGAAGGCCTACGAGAAGTACGCGCAGGAGCGGCCCGACAGGATGAAGGCCCGAGACGCGCCCTTCTACCTCACGCCCCAGCCTGACCATCGCCCCGGCTATGCCCGCTGGTTCAAGAACCTGCCTGTGGGCGAGGCCAGGATCAGAGGCATCATGAAGCACCTAAAGATGGCCGCCGGCTTGTCCCCTCAGCCCCAGATTGTCGGAGCGGACAGCGAGACCGTGAACGGCTGCAAGAGCAATGGCCACACAGTGAAGAAAGATG ATGAGGAGCCACCGTACACCGACCCGAACCGCTGCTCCCCAAACATCAAGGAAGAGTGGGAAGAGCCAGCAGAGATGAGTGAGCAGGAGAAGAGCCTCATACCCGGGCGG GGTGTGGTCACGTTCCATGATGTGGCCGCGTATTTCTCCGCTAAGGAATGGCTAAGACTGGAGGAATGGCAGAAGGAGCTGTACAAGAACGTGATGCGGGAGATCCACGCTGCTCTGGAGGGCATGG GGTATAAGATCATAAATGGAGACGTCCTCCTGAAGATCAAGGACGAGGAGCAGAAGAAAAAGAGTCTGGAGCCCGGGCAGT CACAAGATTCCAGAATCGCTCCAGACATCTTATTGAGAGTCAAACACGACGGAGGAGACCATGAGCAACTGGAGGAGGAGCGCGAGACATCCAGCCCTG GTATCCCAGGATTCGATCCTGATCTTTCCTTGTGGAACTTAAAAGAAGACATGTTTTCTCCAGAGGACGGCAAGGAGCAGACGCTACATGCTGACGCAG ATGCAGACATCATCTCTTTGTCGCAGCCAACCTTTGCCTCTAACCGGGAGCCACTACCGGGTATCTCCACCCTCTGCGTAACCACTCGACCCCGTCCTGGCAAGAGAAAGCGGCGTCCCCCTCAGAGGCGGAGTTATGAGAAAACTGCAGACACTGAAGACGATGACTTGGATGAAGACAATCACAAGCAGCGACTGCCAGGTCGTAACCTTTCCCCCAAAGAGCGAGGTGACTGGATGCCCCACGAGAAGATCGTGCAGTGTGACCTGTGCGAGCGCACCTTCAGTAAGCGCACCAATGTGCTAGAGACGCACCAGTTCTGTCCTCAGTGTGGGGGAACTCTAAACCCACTGCACAGCAGCAACAGGTTCCTTGAGACCACCACTCACCAGGTTGCTGACGCTAACCCCAGCTTCTCCTGCCATCTGCAGGGCCCGGTGGGGTGA